Genomic window (Zingiber officinale cultivar Zhangliang chromosome 2B, Zo_v1.1, whole genome shotgun sequence):
GTCAGAGGGACCAGTGACTGGACTACATCGGCCATAAGAGGTCTGTAATCAGCCTCTGGCTGCACACACATAGCTGCGATTGCAGCAACCTGAACAGCTTCTTTCAGGGAATACTGCCCTTCCAATGCTGGATCCATAACTTGCGCAACCTTCTCGCGATCTGTTAGTTGAGGAAGTGCCTTtagcaaaagaaaaataaatggaATTAGTATATAATAGAATACTACTGCAGAGGGGCTGAAAAATGTAGTTCCAATGCAGTGTGAATTATCTACATTGAGAATATTGGATGTTTACCCAAGACACTAGAATACTTTCCCCAGGAGGTCTGTTCATGTCAACTGGAACTCTGCCCGTAAGCAACTCCAAGAGCACAACGCCGTAGCTGTAAACATCTGATTTTGTAGTCAAATGACCTGTTAGTGCGTAcctgaagaagaaaataagaagctTCAATTAGGCAAGACAACCAATCATTTCTTAATTGTGGTTGCTTTAGACTTCACCACAATGTTATTGGAACACAATAATGTGACATTTTGGAATTTTACTCTGGGGCTACATAGCCTTGGGTACCAAGAACTCGGGTCGAAACATGACCTCCTGCTTTTTCAGATCCAAATTTGGCTAGACCAAAGTCAGAAACTTTTGCATGGAAATCTTTGTCCAACAGGATATTACTACTCTTTAAGTCCCTGTGAATTACTGGTGGATTGACTTGCTCATGCAAATATTCAAGACCTTTAGCAGCCTCAAGAGCTATCTTCATCCTAATCTCCCAATCCAACTTTGACACACCACCAATCGAACCTGAAGATGCAATTAATAATGTGAATTTTTTTTCCTATCTTCAAATGGATTTGTAATGGTCTCATGAAGAATACATTGCCAGGAGATACTTTTGTTCCCTTTTGCTTGAGAAAAACAAGAACAAGATGTATGTGCCACCCATTTTTAACCATGCATACACAATTTTTGAACATCTAGTACAAAAACAGCAATTTGAATACACTTATCGATTGTCTTTAGAATAAGAAAAATAACGTCAAATATGAACATTAGAGAATCTAAATGTAAAAGAAGAAAATGTGACTCAATTTATGGTCCAGAACTGTTTTCTTTCTCAAAGTACCCGAAGACCTTTCAATTATTTTGCTCACATGATCCGAAGTATATGCAGATGCCTAGTATGCTACAAATCATAAGCAACTTGTGTAATTGCATGCACATATATAAGGAATCAATAAGATTGTCTACATCACTGAGTCACTACATTTTCATCCAGCTATTTGGACCTTAGTTTGGCTCTGGTAGATCCTATTCAACAATTTAAAACTTACCCATTTTAACTGAATTGTTCAAGAAAGTAGGTTACGGGGATTCACTCTCCTGTTATTTTTGAAGCTGAAGGAGTGCTTAACTTATAAACATGTATATGTTCCATTAATGTATTTGCACACCCATAATGAATATTTAAGTCCTTAGTTGGACCTCAAACCACTCAGTATAACTGGTTCACAAGGACACCCAACAAAAGAGTGGTCCGGATAACAAGCTTTGGTCGAACAAGGAAGAACGATTATACCAAGAAGTCTGGCATGGTATTCTAAACACTGGTTATATTTATCAgatcaaaatggagaagaaacaCATTGCTTAATGAGaattcttttgaaaatatattttaccaATCTTAGCATTGTTATTTCTAGATTTAAAGTCTAACTGGCCAATGAGAATTGGTTTGAAAGTATTTATTTTGCCATTTTGTTTGTGGTAAGTGGTACATTGTTAAATTTCCACTATGAAAAGAAAAACTAATCGTATGACTTTCTATAGACGAGGTAAATTTGTCATCAAGGTCAAATGTCTATTTCATGTAGATAACTGAAGATTGCTTATACATATCTTAACAAGATACAGTTTCAGTAAAGACTAGAGGTATCAAATGACACTCGACAAAAAGCAAGCTGCATGATGACATCGAGCATACCTTGATATGCAAAGACTAGAAATAAATAATCTATTATCATTTAATTCAGAATACCACAAACCATTTTGAAGTCCTATTTCTTTCTttccaaatgaaaaaaaaacaaggaaCACAAGTAAATCAAGGAAAATTAGTAGAGAAATAAGCACACGAGCAAAAGTGATAGAGGCAATGACTAATTAAGTAACCCAGCTGAAGCAACTGCTTCTGCCTTGCCATTTCTTTGGCACTCTAAAACATAGCCTTTCTCCCAGTTGGATCATGATGAATAATGCAGTCATACAAATTGTGAGTAAATTAAGTAGCTCACAACAATTTCTGCAATGATCCTTATATCATAATATCTACCAAAAGGAGAAACGAGCCTTAAAGTTGAGaactatttttcttcttctagtcATGTCGTTTCATTGTTGAAGTATCTTCGTTTTCCTGTATATTAAGATGTCAGAATCTTGGCCTAAGAGTTTGACCTAACATTTTTGCAACCAACAACCAATTATCAGATGTTATCCCCTACATTTCAATACCAATAACAGTAAACAACCAGAAGAAATTACAAGAAATCTTCACAGAAAAAATAGCTTGCGTACAACTCGTGGCAGGATACAGATGTTCCTGGAGGCTTCCATTGGCCATGTACTCATAAACCAACAGCCTGTGACCACCTTCTGAGCAGTAGCCGATCAATGCCAGTAAATACGCCGACCGGAGTCGCGTCAGTAGTTCCACCTATCATCTGATGGAAATTAGCTTCATTCCAAAAACAGATCAAGCACAAGAAGGGAGGAAAAGGATCCAAACGTTCAAAGAAAGGATTTTTGTCTGGGTTATTAGTAAAAAGGAGAAAATGTTGTTTCGGTTATTAGAGAAATCATCATCACCTCCATCTTGAACTCCTCTTCCCCTTGCTTCCCGCCGCTGTCCATTAGCTTGACGGCCACCTTCCTGCCGTCGGGCGGCGGGAGGGTTCCCTTGTACACAGACCCGAAGCTCCCACGTCCAATTGCATTCCCTTTCCCAAATCCATTCGTGGCCGCGTGCATCTGCTTGTAGGAGAACACTTgcattcctcttcctcttcctcctcctcctctgccgCCACCGCCGCTGCCTTTCCCCGCTGCGACCACAACTTCCACCTCGCCATCCACATCCTTGGCAACCTCGTCACCCGACACCTTCTGGCCGTCATCCTTGAGGGCCTTGCGGCGTCGGACGACCTTGCTGCGGATGTAGCAGTAGTAACCGAAGGCGAAGAGCAGAGAGGCGAGGGCGAGCACCGCGAGGACCACGATCACCACCAGCGTCGCGCTCTCCTCCCTTCTCTCCTCTGCGTCCATTGGCGGCAACACGGCACCCGCTGGCCGCTGCTCGAACTCGGAGTAAGAGGAAGGAGAAGTACAGTTCACTGACGAGACGGAAAGGAAGAAGGTATGCATAAAAAGTAACAGAACAAACCCCATTAAcatctttcttttttgttttcagattttaattttaaaataaaatctttcaaacccataattttttttctataaaataaaaaaattatttatatcatCAATTTACTTCTAGCAAATTTCGATATGTTAAGAAAAAGTTACGTTTAAAGTTTAAACAAACTGtttatattttaagaaaattttattcaaaaatgGGTTTCTCTTTCCCGAGCGCAGACAGTGCCAGTGGCAGCTGCGGAAGGCTGCAGGCGTTCGCGCTTTTGAGGCTTCGCGTGCGCGCGCCAACTCAGCGAACGAGAATCCTCGCCGTGGCAACGCGGCAGCTCGACGGTCTTATCGATTTTGGTTGGGCAATAAGAGCGTTTGGTGTCCGAATCCGTACAGGGATGAAGAGGCCGTAGAAGTGCGTGGGGCTCTGTAATTTGAAACGACAGGGGAGCATTTGCGCGGCACACTGTACATGCACAGCGGCGGGAGTTGAGGACGCCGGAAAGTGTGCGCTTAAATGGCCTTTTTGCCcttccttattatttttttttaatttaacaatAATAATTATATTATGCTGAATCCCAAATGTCCTCAAGTCCCTTCACTTAACAACAACGGACGTGCGATACATATTAGAGGAAATTAAACCTCCTCCTGATAGACATATTTGGAAATAAAACTGGGAACGGAATCTCCAAGCTCTGACAGAAATTAAGAAGGaacgattgaggagttaaatTCAGTGATGCATGGGGTCGGGTCCGCCTGGGCTCAGCCTCTCTGGCCCGTACACCAAGCTAGCCGTCTTCCCGGCTTTCGTCTTTCCAGCGTCGACGTTCACACCTTCGAGACTGCGGATCGACGGTGAGAATGGTCGATCATAGAGCATCCGGCGAGACGGCGACGACTCTGAAGTAGTAGTACTCCCAACGAGTAATAGCATGAGCACCAAGAAACAAGAAAAAAAGCAGCAGTACATTGAGCATAACTTCGCCATGAGATCAATGTATCATTAATATGCCTGCCTTCCTGTGATCTCCGGCCAGCTCGAGTACTCCTGCTGAAGCTAGCTAGCTAGCACAAAGACACGCAATTAACTACGTACCTCCAGCATTCACTTCACGTTCTTTAAATACCTGCAAAAAGTTGAGAATTAGATGTATCTATTCTGAATTCTTTAAGTAAATAATTAGCTTCGTGAATGTAATGCTTAGTCAGGCAGCAATATGATTCATGGTTTCATGCATGCCTGTAATCGGAGGAAGATGCATATATAGTGCAGACCCACGCTAGCTCAAGTTGGGAGGATGCAGATGGCATTAAGAATCTAAACTACTGGTGCAACTTAACTAAAGAATCAACTTAGGCATGCATCTTAATTGTCTCTAAAATTAACAAACTAAACAACTACCTTTTATATAGGCAACAACTTAAATATTGTAGTTAATTACCACTTGAACTCCCAAACTATATATATTCTAACTATATATCtttcatatataatatatatatgtatctaTAATTACTTCAAGGGTCAACTTAAATATCTTAATTGCCTCTTCAAACTCCCAAACTATCCTAACTACCTTAAATATAATACATATAATTACCACATCAATGTGTTATATGATTAAAATTAGACTATCAAATTGTCTTGTGGCTTTGAGGACAGCCTTCACCTTACGATAGAGTCGCGACAATGATAAAGAGAAAAAGAGGAATAGCGTATAGGCCTACCATGAAACACATGCCAGTTCCACTTTCTACTTTACATTTAGGAAATTTCATTAATTTGTTTAAGACCGAAGGCAAAAGTGACTCCACTTTATTGgttaaaatatcacaagaaatgtTGCAACTTGCAACTTTCAATGACATGGAATAAAGTACAAATCCAAAGTGCTTTTAATTGTTAAGTTCTTGTCCGTATGTAATGCTTCTGTATATTTTTTTGCTAACCTAGCCATTTAGCTTCTTCTtcatttgtgtgtgtgtgtgaagaAATAATGCAGCTGAAAGGTATTGGACGTGGCAATATTACCCCTCCTCGGCTCTAACAGCCGGATCAACTAGCTCactttctttaaaaataattaaataaaaggaaaaaatattataGCTTAATGTAGTGTACACAAAAGATGAATCCATATAAAAGCTTTCCATGTGGtgtattaaattttctattgacTATGACCAATGGAGTAAGAATCCGTTGACTAAGAGTTTATTAGTGAGTGGATTCTCGCTGAGAATGAGATAGATTCTTCCAATAAGAAGTTGGAATTCGAGATTTTGATCTATTGACATAAAGGAGTGCATTTGTCGTTATTCAttataaaagtttaaattttaaaaatataaatgtcACCAAGTGCTATGAATAGAGCAAGCGTACCAACGAGTCTCACAAATATAATAATTAGAGGAGTTTAATTTAGGCGCCGTCGATCCTAtagaagatttttttaaaaaaaatgttaaaaaaaatcggTCACGTCTTCTTATTCATCGAAAGgagtattttaattttaaaactattaaaatagaa
Coding sequences:
- the LOC122046528 gene encoding probable serine/threonine-protein kinase PBL7, which translates into the protein MDAEERREESATLVVIVVLAVLALASLLFAFGYYCYIRSKVVRRRKALKDDGQKVSGDEVAKDVDGEVEVVVAAGKGSGGGGRGGGGRGRGMQVFSYKQMHAATNGFGKGNAIGRGSFGSVYKGTLPPPDGRKVAVKLMDSGGKQGEEEFKMEVELLTRLRSAYLLALIGYCSEGGHRLLVYEYMANGSLQEHLYPATSCSIGGVSKLDWEIRMKIALEAAKGLEYLHEQVNPPVIHRDLKSSNILLDKDFHAKVSDFGLAKFGSEKAGGHVSTRVLGTQGYVAPEYALTGHLTTKSDVYSYGVVLLELLTGRVPVDMNRPPGESILVSWALPQLTDREKVAQVMDPALEGQYSLKEAVQVAAIAAMCVQPEADYRPLMADVVQSLVPLTQHKSATKASGGSNLQAL